In a genomic window of Styela clava chromosome 7, kaStyClav1.hap1.2, whole genome shotgun sequence:
- the LOC120328356 gene encoding uncharacterized protein LOC120328356 — MIDAEKPAGDYIGSEGIIDTRPDKSSLSPKELKKLEKEEKKLQKKKNTWKVFVDFLLRHITIVTSKFSAWEKDEFESFKAALDKAQRLDDKDSETVAKTYKKLKERAEILSTKRYFGECNRIRKYIDLVARMRCLNLIARDFYKSIKKGKLEPLEKILNHLQYWKGFTVTTFDLGEVSPKGLERNHPTAKYVIWICLVRTLLNLGQKFLQCASELTEIPLVTASFYVSFNLTAEQLVVGTRLEEILATHVSKATGVQSARSFGNDRSVNLSGMASAFEVGGSRKKIAFGGNKQIEPLPGEGEEFTFELPEEPPKDKKKKGKKKGKKKGGKKKKKK; from the exons ATGATTGACGCAGAGAAACCTGCAGGTGATTATATTGGAAGTGAGGGGATCATCGACACTCGGCCAGATAAGTCCTCGCTTTCGCCAAAAGAactgaaaaaattggaaaaagaagagaaaaaacttcaaaaaaagaaaaacacatGGAAAGTTTTTGTCGATTTTTTGTTGCGGCATATCACGATAGTAACATCTAAATTTTCAGCTTGGGAAAAAGATGAATTTGAGTCGTTTAAAGCTGCCTTGGATAAGGCACAGAGACTCGATGACAAAGATTCTGAAACCGTAGCAAAAACGTATAAGAAACTAAAGGAAAGAGCAGAAATACTGTCCACGAAACGATACTTCGGAGAATGCAACAGAATCCGAAAATATATCGATCTAGTTGCCAGAATGCGATGTCTAAATTTGATAGCTCGAGACTTTTACAAATCAATTAAAAAGGGAAAACTGGAACCACTGGAAAAGATTCTTAACCATTTACAATATTGGAAAGGATTTACGGTCACTACATTTGATCTTGGAGAAGTTAGTCCGAAAGGATTGGAACGAAATCATCCAA CTGCAAAATACGTGATATGGATCTGCCTCGTTCGTACTTTACTCAATCTTGGACAAAAATTTCTACAATGCGCTTCAGAACTTACCGAGATTCCGTTGGTTACCGCTTCCTTCTATGTCAGTTTTAATCTCACCGCTGAACAACTTGTCGTTGGAACTCGACTTGAGGAAATTCTGGCAACTCATGTATCTAAAG CAACAGGCGTACAATCTGCAAGAAGTTTCGGAAACGACAGGAGCGTCAACTTGAGTGGAATGGCTTCCGCTTTCGAAGTTGGTGGTTCTCGCAAGAAGATTGCGTTCGGCGGGAACAAGCAAATAGAACCCCTTCCTGGCGAGGGCGAAGAATTCACCTTTGAACTCCCAGAAGAACCGCCCAAAGATAAAAAGAAAAAGGGGAAAAAGAAGGGGAAGAAGAAAGGTggtaaaaagaagaaaaagaaataa